One Bacillota bacterium genomic window carries:
- a CDS encoding xanthine dehydrogenase family protein molybdopterin-binding subunit, with protein sequence MEGERGTVRAAGGRWQAGRREDRRLLTGRGRFVGDLEVPGTLELALLRSPYAHARVRRLETGGAAALPGVAAVLDGGELERRAPRLQAATVQPALAAGEVAYAGQPLVAVVAADRYRAEDALEAVEVAYEPLPVVAEARRALEEDAPRSLLARPSNLCSERTVAYGDVEAALAEAEVVVEEELAIGRATAQPLEGRAILAVPEATGGLTVWAAHQAPHQLRAVLAAALGLEERLVRVVTPDVGGGFGVKNGVYPEDLLAAWLALETGRPVRFLEDRREHFLSINHEREQLHRVRLAARRDGRLLALDDELLSDVGAFPPRIPIGLVTATAMPGPYHLPAFRCRVREVFTNKVPIGPYRGAGRPQGNFVMERMMDRLARRLGMDPVELRRRNLIRPEEMPYATGIPYRGGAGRVVYDSGDYPEALRRAVERAEVEAWRAEQERARREGRWLGVGVAVYVEDTGGGPFETATARLDPSGRIVVASGSPAQGQGHETTFARVAAEALGVEEERVTVVASDTAQVPAGIGTFGSRGVAMGGSAVHEAAAELRRRILQAASRLLEAGEHDLRLEEGQVRVQGVPGLRLSLAELVRRLRAGEVQEEGRALVDLEATAAFAPGAPTFADGAHVAVVEVDAETGAVRVLRYVVVHDCGHMIDPPLVEGQVRGGVMYGLSGALLEELVYDGQGQLLTSTLADYPLPSAVEMPRVEIDHLESPSPLNPLGAKGAGEGGTIPALAALANAVEDALAPLGVVVRRLPMTPARVRAWIEEAAAGRGRERA encoded by the coding sequence ATGGAGGGCGAGCGGGGGACGGTGCGTGCGGCGGGCGGGCGGTGGCAGGCCGGGCGGAGGGAGGACCGGCGCCTCCTGACGGGGCGGGGCCGCTTCGTGGGCGACCTGGAGGTGCCCGGCACGCTGGAGCTGGCGCTGCTGCGCAGCCCCTACGCGCACGCGCGGGTGCGCCGCCTGGAGACGGGGGGCGCGGCCGCGCTGCCCGGGGTGGCGGCGGTGCTGGACGGAGGCGAGCTGGAGCGGCGGGCGCCTCGGCTCCAGGCGGCCACGGTGCAGCCGGCGCTGGCCGCGGGGGAGGTGGCCTACGCCGGCCAGCCGCTGGTGGCGGTGGTCGCCGCCGACCGCTACCGGGCCGAGGACGCGCTGGAGGCCGTCGAGGTCGCCTACGAGCCGCTGCCGGTGGTGGCCGAGGCGCGCCGGGCGCTGGAGGAGGACGCTCCGCGGAGCCTCCTGGCGCGTCCCTCCAACCTCTGTTCCGAGCGGACGGTGGCGTACGGCGACGTGGAGGCTGCGCTGGCCGAGGCGGAGGTGGTGGTGGAGGAGGAGCTGGCCATCGGTCGGGCCACGGCCCAGCCGCTGGAAGGAAGGGCGATCCTGGCGGTGCCGGAGGCGACCGGCGGGCTGACCGTCTGGGCGGCGCACCAGGCGCCCCACCAGCTGCGCGCCGTACTGGCGGCGGCGCTGGGGCTGGAGGAGCGGCTGGTCCGCGTCGTCACGCCCGATGTGGGCGGCGGCTTCGGGGTGAAGAACGGCGTCTACCCCGAGGACCTGCTGGCGGCCTGGCTGGCGCTGGAGACGGGGAGGCCGGTCCGCTTCCTGGAGGACCGGCGGGAGCACTTCCTCTCGATCAACCACGAGCGCGAGCAGCTGCACCGCGTCCGGCTGGCGGCGCGACGCGACGGGCGGCTCCTGGCGCTGGACGACGAGCTGCTCAGTGACGTGGGCGCCTTCCCGCCGCGCATCCCCATCGGCCTGGTCACCGCCACCGCCATGCCCGGGCCCTACCATCTCCCGGCCTTCCGCTGCCGCGTGCGCGAGGTCTTCACCAACAAGGTGCCCATCGGGCCCTACCGTGGCGCGGGAAGGCCGCAAGGCAACTTCGTCATGGAGCGGATGATGGACCGGCTGGCGCGACGGCTGGGGATGGACCCGGTGGAGCTGCGCCGGCGGAACCTGATCCGCCCCGAGGAGATGCCCTACGCCACCGGCATTCCCTACCGGGGCGGTGCCGGGCGGGTGGTCTACGACTCGGGCGACTATCCGGAGGCGCTCCGCCGGGCGGTGGAACGGGCGGAAGTGGAGGCGTGGCGGGCCGAGCAGGAGAGGGCGAGGCGGGAGGGGCGCTGGCTGGGCGTGGGCGTGGCGGTCTATGTGGAGGACACGGGCGGCGGCCCCTTCGAAACGGCCACCGCCCGCCTGGATCCCAGCGGCCGCATCGTCGTCGCCAGCGGCTCGCCCGCCCAGGGCCAGGGCCACGAGACCACCTTCGCCCGGGTGGCGGCCGAGGCCCTGGGCGTGGAGGAGGAGCGGGTGACGGTGGTGGCCAGCGACACCGCGCAGGTGCCGGCCGGCATCGGCACCTTCGGCAGCCGCGGCGTGGCCATGGGGGGGAGCGCGGTCCATGAGGCGGCGGCGGAGCTGCGCCGGCGCATCCTGCAGGCGGCCAGCCGGCTGCTGGAGGCGGGCGAGCACGACCTGCGCCTTGAGGAGGGCCAGGTGCGCGTCCAGGGCGTGCCCGGCCTCCGCCTCTCCCTGGCCGAGCTGGTCCGGCGGCTGCGGGCGGGCGAGGTTCAAGAGGAAGGGCGCGCGCTGGTCGACCTGGAGGCGACGGCCGCCTTCGCCCCCGGCGCGCCCACCTTCGCCGACGGCGCCCACGTGGCGGTGGTGGAGGTGGATGCGGAGACCGGGGCGGTGCGGGTGCTTCGCTACGTGGTCGTCCACGACTGCGGGCACATGATCGACCCGCCGCTGGTGGAGGGGCAGGTGCGCGGCGGCGTCATGTACGGCCTGAGCGGCGCGCTCCTGGAGGAGCTGGTCTACGACGGGCAGGGGCAGCTCCTCACCAGCACGCTGGCCGACTACCCGCTTCCTTCCGCGGTCGAGATGCCCCGGGTCG
- the tnpB gene encoding IS607 family element transposase accessory protein TnpB, with product MRMYQAFRFALDPSPRAARMLASHAGARRFVFNWGLALVKERLDARRRGEAVEVPWTLPALRREWNRQKEAVAPWWRENSKEAYSSGLEGLARALRAWSESRRGRRKGRRVGFPRFRKKGRGRESVGFTTGAIRVDDKSHVVLPRIGRVRTHEPTTALLARIEAGEARILRATVSREGGRWFVSFTCEVERVPGRPKWPDAIVGVDTGIRHLAVLSTGDSVPNPRPLEKALRKLARLNRELARRRPGSRNREETGRQLTRAHALVAHIRRDAMHKLTHHLATSYGTVVVEKLGVSGMARNRRLARALHDAALGELRRQLEYKCAWYGSELVEADPFYPSSKRCSRCGSVKEHLRLSERVYRCEACGLVLDRDENAARNLAALVAAVAGSGPETINARGGDVRPGISGLTPMKREAGGA from the coding sequence ATGAGGATGTACCAGGCCTTCCGCTTCGCGCTGGATCCTTCTCCTCGCGCGGCCAGGATGCTGGCGTCGCACGCCGGCGCGCGCCGCTTTGTCTTCAACTGGGGCCTTGCGCTTGTGAAGGAGCGCCTCGATGCCCGCCGCCGGGGCGAGGCGGTGGAGGTGCCCTGGACGCTTCCGGCCCTCCGCCGGGAGTGGAACCGGCAGAAGGAGGCTGTGGCCCCCTGGTGGCGGGAGAACTCGAAGGAGGCGTACTCCTCGGGACTCGAAGGCTTGGCGAGGGCGCTCCGGGCGTGGTCGGAGAGCCGGAGAGGACGGCGCAAAGGTCGCAGGGTGGGCTTCCCCCGCTTCCGAAAGAAGGGCCGTGGCCGGGAGTCGGTCGGCTTCACGACCGGCGCGATCCGGGTGGACGACAAAAGCCACGTCGTCCTGCCCAGGATCGGCCGGGTGCGGACGCACGAGCCGACGACGGCGCTCCTGGCGAGGATCGAGGCGGGGGAGGCCCGCATCCTGCGCGCCACCGTCTCCCGAGAGGGCGGGCGGTGGTTCGTGAGCTTCACCTGCGAGGTGGAGCGAGTTCCGGGCCGGCCCAAGTGGCCGGACGCCATCGTCGGGGTGGACACGGGGATCCGGCACCTGGCCGTTCTTTCGACGGGCGATAGCGTGCCGAACCCGCGGCCGCTGGAGAAGGCGCTCAGGAAGCTCGCCCGACTGAACCGGGAGCTGGCGCGGCGGAGACCGGGGAGCCGGAACCGGGAGGAGACGGGACGGCAGCTCACCCGGGCGCACGCGCTGGTGGCCCACATCCGCCGGGATGCCATGCACAAGCTGACGCACCATCTGGCTACCAGCTACGGGACGGTGGTCGTGGAGAAGCTCGGCGTCTCCGGCATGGCGCGGAACCGGCGCTTGGCACGGGCGCTCCACGACGCGGCGCTGGGCGAGCTGCGCCGACAGCTGGAGTACAAGTGCGCCTGGTATGGCTCGGAGCTGGTTGAGGCGGACCCGTTCTACCCCTCGTCCAAGCGCTGTTCGCGGTGCGGGTCGGTCAAAGAACACCTCCGTCTGAGCGAGCGTGTCTACCGCTGTGAGGCATGCGGCCTTGTGCTGGACCGGGACGAGAACGCGGCGCGGAACCTCGCGGCCCTGGTGGCCGCCGTCGCCGGGAGTGGACCGGAGACGATAAACGCCCGCGGAGGGGACGTAAGACCCGGGATTTCCGGGCTGACCCCGATGAAGCGGGAAGCCGGCGGCGCGTGA